A segment of the Bacillus pseudomycoides genome:
GCATGAACGAATCCAAAAACAAGCCGAATATGAGCAATACGTACAAGAAAAGAAGCGATTAGAACAATCTATTTCACATCGAAAACAGCGAGCTTCTAGTATGACAAAGATTCCAGCTCGGTATAGTTCTTCTGAGTCTAAACTTTATAAATTAGGCGCTGCTCATAGTCAAGAGAACGTTAGCAAAGCGGCAAAAGCATTAGAAACGAGACTTGAAAAACTAGAAAAGAAAGAAAAACCAAAAGAGTTTTCGCAAGCTCAGTTTGATGTACAATACCATGCACCCATTCACAGTAAAACGGCTGTACAGTTTAATAAAACAACGAAAAAACTAGGAGACCGTACACTGTTTCAAAATATGAACGGCAGTGTTTCCCCTGGGGCAAAACTTGCTATTTTAGGAGCGAACGGAAGCGGAAAAACAACATTATTCAAAATGATCCTCGCAAAAGAGCGCGGCATCCAGCTTTCAAAAAGCTGTAAAATCGGATATTTTGAACAGACGTTATCCATTTTAAAAACGGATAAAACAATTTTAGAAAACGTAATGGAAGAAACAAATTATACGGAGTCTTTCGTTCGTACAATACTAGCCCGCCTCCTGTTTCGGCGCGAAGATGTGCATAAATCTGTGCACGTATTAAGCGGTGGCGAGCGGATGAAAGTTGCACTCGCAAAAGTATTTTTAGGAAACTACAATATGCTCCTGCTCGATGAACCGACGAACTATTTAGATTTAACAACGCAAGAAGAACTAGAAAACATGTTGCAAGAATATCCTGGCACCGTCCTTTTTATTAGCCATGACCGGGCATTTATTCGTTCAGTTGCAGATTATATATTACACATAGATGAGACTGAACCACGACTCTTCCACGGAAATTATGGTCAATATGTGAACCGAACAGAACAAATTTCTGTAAACACTACTGAGCAAGAACTGTTGCGATTGCAAACAAAATTAGCAGAAATCATCAGCCGGATTTCGATGCCTGATCGACATGATGATGTTACAATTCTTGAACAAGAATATGAGCAGTTATTGGAGAAAATCAGGAATTGTAAGGAAGCACTCTAATGTCTCCCCTATATATCGACGAGGCCGCTGCCATTTCCCAAGAAATATTGATGATTCAACACAATGTATCGGTGATTTTCGAAATATATCGACCGCACCTTCAAATATATCGGCGTTTCGACACAGGATATCGGCGGGATCTACAACATTCGACACACACAACCATACAAAAAAGCCGTGCACCAAGCACGGCTTTACTTTATACACGGACAGCTGTTCCACTTACCGCAACCATTAACATCCCTTCGCGAACTACCTCATAGTCCACGTCAATGCCAACAATTGCATTCGCACCTTTTTGCTGGGCAAGAGTTTTCATCTCTTCCATCGCGATATCGCGTGCTTCTTTTAATTTACTTTCATACGCGCCAGAACGACCACCGACAACGTCACGAACAGAAGCGAATAAATCACGGACAATATTCGCCCCCATAATTGCTTCACCGTTCACAATACCAATATACTCGATAATTTCTTTCCCTTGGATAGTAGAAGTTGTTGTTACGATCATCTTTTACGTCCTCCTATATATGTATATTTATATTACCTACCTATATGGTACGCTAATTTTGTTTAAATTACATATACCAGATTCTTTTATTTGTGACAGCAACTGTAACATTCCCTTTTCAATTTGTCTTATTTCATCCTTAAGAACTAAACTGCGCTTCGTATAACCTGCTGTATCCTCCGCCTTGTTCAATTAGCTCTTCATGAGGACCTTGCTCAGCGATACCATCTTTATTTACAACTACGATGCGATCTGCATTTTTAATTGTTGCAAGTCTATGAGCAATTTCACCAATTTCCACTAAATCATTTGTAAGACGTGAAATTAAATGACCTGTTTTGTTATTATCAAAAAATCGGAATGATAGCTTTTGAATATGATCAAATAATTTTTGGCGCATATCTGTTTCAATATTAACGCCAAGCATATGCCCCCAATAGGTAACAACATGCTGCAAACCTGCATTTAACACATAGATTGCTAATAGCTCTATGCAAGCCCATAAAATAAGTGTCCAATCTTGTCCCGGCAATAATTTATCAATAAACTGATTTACAATAAGCGGAAACCCAAGTTCGAGTAACCCTGCAATTACCGCACAGGAAAAAGCGAGCACGAATAAGCCTTTGTATGGCTTATAGTAAGAAAAAAATCGACGCAGCATAAAGTGACTCCCTCATTCAAAATAAAAAAGACTTTGCATCATAACAAAGTCCTAATAAATGATAACTATTATCAAGTTATCTGTCTACAAGCACATTACTCTAAAATGAAAAGACCTTCATCTATGAAGATCTTTTCATTTACACTGCTTCCGTATCCCACTTATGATCCTGCTCTACAAACACAATACCCAATTCATGGTGTCCACCTGCATATAATGCAGTTTGAGCAAGGCGAAGCTCATTATTTGTATCAAGCACTTCTAATTTACAAAATGCCCCTGTCGTCTTAGACTGAAGCGCATCATAAAATTCCTCTGCAGTCTTAGGAATTATACCGTTTACTTTCGTAATAACCTCTCCGGGCTTCAAATCTAGTTCTGCACCGACTGTATTCGGAATGATACCTAATACAACTAATCCATCATCACGCGCTGCAAAGTACGCTGGACGTGTTTCATCAGCTATCCGTTCTCTAATTGCAATCGTAAAGCGCCCAAGCACTGCAACTCCCATCGCAAGAATAGCTACAACAAGCCACCAATAACTGACCACTCCTAAAACAAGAACAATAGTCGCTAATCCAAATATACGTCTTCCTGTAAACAATAACGCTGCCGTCGGTTCCTCACTTCTAATCGTTCGCATAAAACCAATTAAAAACGGAACAAGGAATATAGAATATGTTTGCGAGCCAACAGAAACGACTGGCCACCACGAAACAAATTGTGTAACAGCATCTCCCGGCACCAAAATAAAAATTGGCACGAGCCATAAACGCTTTGATTCATGCAATCCAATATTTGAACCGCGCTTTCCTTTTCGCATTTTTGGCGTTGAATATCGCACTGCATTTTTTGAAATTAATAGTCCTTCTACAACTAGCATCAAGCCAAGTAAAATGGCAAGTGATGAAATCGTACTCTCTTCTCCTTCTCCAAACTGTAAAAAAGAGATTGGGAGTTTAGAAGATATTAAAGCTGCTACAATTGCCACACCAAATGTATAAGCAGAAGATAAATATCTATACCCAGCAGCTAGTCCAAATACAAGTGTCCAAATTAAAATCATCCATATACTTGCTTGCGACAGAACTAACCCAGCTCCAACTGTTATGATGGATACAACGAATCCATATCCAACTCCTGCAAATAGGGATGTTCGTAATTCAAACCAAACATCATATACTTTAAAAGAAAAATCTTTTCGTTCCCGTAATATACGTAAGTATCCAACAAAAATGCTACTTATCAAAAACACATAGGCAGCAGGATGTAAGAAAAAACGCCCAACTGCTCGCATTATCTCAAAAGACCACGCCTCCACGAACTGCTTCACCACCATTTATATCATTCTTTCTTTTTATCTTATCATAAAGTGAAACTTTAATCAGTGGGGTTTTCTTCATCCCCCACTGATTATTAGTTAAACGAATCGGGCTGTTAATCTCCCACCTAACTTCTTTACTTTTGCTGAATTTTGAGGTGGGAGTCTTACTGTCCGCAAATAGCGGGATAAACACATACAAAAAAAATACAGGCATGTTATTGCCTGTATTTTTTCTTACTTCGCCATTAATTTTAATGCAGCCTGTAATTGTAAGTCATTTTCACCAGAGCGGATTTTTTCAATAATTTTATTTTGAAGCGCTTCAGCTGTCTTTTTATCAAGTTGGCCTGTTACTTCCATTTCATTTGCATTTTGGAATGCTTTTAAAGCTGACTCAGTTTCTTTACTGAAGTATCCATCCTCACGCCCAGGGACATACCCTAAACTTTTCAGCATTTCTTGTGCATGTTTTACTTGCACATCATTCGCATTATAAGAAAGTGTTTTCTCAATTTGAATTGGTGTTGCATGATAATAATCTGGCTGTTTTACTTCCACTGTTGGGGCAATTCCTTTCTTATGAATCCAATTGCCATCTGGTGTAAGCCATTTAAACATTGTCAGTTTAATATTACTTCCATCTTTAAACGGAACGGCTTGCTGAACAGTTCCTTTTCCAAACGTTGTTTCACCAATTAAATCGTATCCTTCTCCTTCTTTTAATGCACCTGCTAAAATTTCAGAAGCAGAAGCACTTCCTTTATCAATTAATACTGAAATTGGATATGACTTTCGCTCTTTTAACGTAGTTGAGAATTTCTTTTTCTCACCATTTCGCTGTTCAACTTGTAACATCGGTTTCTTATCAGTCATAATTAATCCTAGTATCTCTTCTACACTATTTAAGTAGCCTCCAGGGTTACCACGTACATCAATAATTAAACCTTTAATACCTTTCTTCTCAAGCTCTTTTAATTGATCTTTAAATTCCTTTGCTGTATTTTCAGAGAATGATGTAATTTGGATATAACCAATATCCTTTTCCTTCTCTTTCTTTACAGAACTAAAGACTGTAAAGATTGGAATCTTTTCACGTTTAATTTTAAATTCGATTGGATCAGCTACGCCAGACCTTTTGATTTCAAGGGCAACGGTCGTTCCTTTCTTACCACGAATCTTTAGAACTGCTTCTTCACGTGATAAATCTTTTACACTGTTTCCATCTACTGATAAAATTTGATCATTTGGCTTAATGCCTGCTTTTTCTGCTGGTGACCCTTTAATTGGAGAGACAATGATCAGTTTTCCATCCGTTTTGTTCACCTCAGCACCAATACCTTCGAGCTCTGGATCAAGTGATTGCTCAAATTGCTTTGCCGTTTCTTTATCCATATACGTGGAATACGGGTCCTTCAGCGTAGACAACATTCCTTGTATCGCACCCTCAACAAGCTTGCCGTCCTTCACGTCTTCCACATAACGCGAATCAATCAATGCATACGCTTCATTAATTTTAGCTAAATCTCCTTGCTTCGTGCTGGTACCATCACTTGAAATTGTTTGCGCCATATACGATGGATTAATTCCAAACATATACATACCTGCAAACATTCCGCCAGCACCAATTAAAAATGCAACAACCATTCCAATAATCGCAACTCTACGTTTCAATGCGGAATTCCCCTTTCCAAAACACACAGGTGGTGTAGCAAAAGGCATCACACAGTGTGTGATGCCTTTACCTATTTCTACTATATGATAAGCTTGTACGAATTATGTTTGCAACTTTTTATACTTTTAAGAAGCGACGAATTGACATTACACTTCCCCACATACCGATTAATGCACCAATTAACACTAATAAACCGGAAAGTTGGAATACAAACGGACTATATGGAAGAAGTTCGAAAATCGTTCCTCCAAGCTTCTGGTTAAACATACCTTGAAGCGAATTATAAGTAGATAAAATTACAACAATTGGGAGAATTGAACCAAGTACACCTAAGAATAAACCTTCTAATAAGAACGGCCAACGGATAAACCAGTTTGTCGCACCTACAAGTTTCATAATTTCAATCTCCGTGCTTCGTGCATAAATTGTAATTTTGATTGTGTTAGAGATTAAGAACATTGCTGTGAATAATAGACCAGCAATTAACAAAATCCCAATATTACGGCCTGTGTTCACTGTATCAAATAATTTTTCAACTTGACCTTTACCATATTGAACTGTACTTACAAATTGCATTTTTTCAATTTTTTTCGCAATTGTAGCTGTATCTGTTGGTTCTTTCGCTTTTACAATAAATACGTTTTTAAGTGGATTATCTTGCTCAAATAACTCAAACGTTTTTCCGCTGTCACCTAAGCTTTTAATCAAACGTTTTAACTCTTCTTCTTTAGAAGAATATTTAACAGAATCTACTTTTGAAATTTCGCTAAGATCTTCTTCCAATTTCTTTTGATCCGCTTCTTTCGCCGCTGGATCAATGTGTACACGAATTTCTACATCTTGCTCCACTTTCGTTGCGAAGTGGTTCATATTCATAATCGCTGTTAAAAAGACACCTACAAGTAATAATGTAACTGTTACTGCACTTACAGAAGCAAACGTCATCCACCCATTACGGGATAGATTTTTTACACCTTCTCGTAAATGTCGACTAAGGGTTTTATTCTTCATATCCGTATCCTCCCTCAATCTCATCTCGAACAATTTTTCCGCCTTCAATCGCAATTACACGATGACGGATTGTATTTACAATATCTGCGTTATGCGTTGCCATAACAATTGTTGTACCGCGCTCATTAATACGTTTAAAGATACTCATAATATCAAGCGCTGTATCAATATCTAAGTTTCCTGTTGGCTCATCGGCAATTACAACTTTTGGCTTGTTTACAATTGCTCTTGCAATCGCCACACGCTGTTGTTCTCCACCAGAAAGCTCATTTGGAAGTGCATCTGCACGATCATCAAGACCTACAAGACCTAACACTTCAGTAACACGCTCGCGAATAGCATCAGGTTCTTCTTCAATTACTTCTAAAGCAAACGCTACATTCTCATATACTGTTAATTTAGGTAGCAATTTAAAGTCCTGGAAGATTACGCCTAGCTGACGACGAAAATATGGTACATCTCGCTCTGCTAACGTTTCAATTACAAGTCCATTCACATTGATAGATCCTGTCGTTGGTTTTTCTTCACGATACATCATCTTAATAAATGTAGATTTCCCGGCTCCACTCGGTCCAACTACGTATACAAATTCACCTTGCTTAATGTTAACTGTGAGTCCATCGATGGCTTTCATACCATTTGGATACTCCTTATAAACATTCGTCATTTTTATCATTATTTATCACCCAATACTTAATGATTTTTTTCGACATAATTTCTCTGCCTATCTGAACATGAAAGCAAAAGTTGTCACTCTTACTTACACTCTGTTGTACTACAAACCTATAGATGTACTTCTGTTGTTTCAAAGAACAGTGAAAACATCCCAGTCTATCATTGCTGCTTATGTACATGTTTCAGCAAAATTCTACAACCTACATTGTAACATCATTCGGTTTCCAATTTGGATACATTTTTGTTACAGTTATGTTACAGCACAAAAAGAAACAAAAAAAAGTAACCATCTAGAGCTTCGTCTCATCAATAAAAGATTAACCTCTGAATACTGTATACCAATCTATAACGTTTTACAAATATTACCTGTTGATATATAAACTTATACTCTAGTTTTTCATAAAACGAGTACAAAATCCAGGTAAAATTAGAGATGGCTTCGCTTTTTCCTCGTATTCTGAACGAGCCACCTCTCTTTTCTTTTTTGTCCAGCTCCAGCGACTAAAATCTCCGGCTGTTTCACTCCCTCGGACGAGGCAAAAAGCGCCTCTCTGTCTTAAGTTCCAACATCCTACGATTTTGA
Coding sequences within it:
- the abc-f gene encoding ribosomal protection-like ABC-F family protein, which produces MTILFARNIEKSFGDRTIFTLPSLEIQMHDRIGIVGVNGAGKSTLLQILSKEVEPNEGTVTHHGSIAIIPQFSEDTLETASSLAKGKWNISNVSDSMSGGERMRLKIAHALEQEASILFADEPTSHLDMYGTEQLEHALLSYKGALVLISHDRAFLDAICTKIIEIEDGTVREYRGNYSNYREQKEHERIQKQAEYEQYVQEKKRLEQSISHRKQRASSMTKIPARYSSSESKLYKLGAAHSQENVSKAAKALETRLEKLEKKEKPKEFSQAQFDVQYHAPIHSKTAVQFNKTTKKLGDRTLFQNMNGSVSPGAKLAILGANGSGKTTLFKMILAKERGIQLSKSCKIGYFEQTLSILKTDKTILENVMEETNYTESFVRTILARLLFRREDVHKSVHVLSGGERMKVALAKVFLGNYNMLLLDEPTNYLDLTTQEELENMLQEYPGTVLFISHDRAFIRSVADYILHIDETEPRLFHGNYGQYVNRTEQISVNTTEQELLRLQTKLAEIISRISMPDRHDDVTILEQEYEQLLEKIRNCKEAL
- a CDS encoding heavy metal-binding domain-containing protein; amino-acid sequence: MIVTTTSTIQGKEIIEYIGIVNGEAIMGANIVRDLFASVRDVVGGRSGAYESKLKEARDIAMEEMKTLAQQKGANAIVGIDVDYEVVREGMLMVAVSGTAVRV
- a CDS encoding PDZ domain-containing protein; translation: MVVKQFVEAWSFEIMRAVGRFFLHPAAYVFLISSIFVGYLRILRERKDFSFKVYDVWFELRTSLFAGVGYGFVVSIITVGAGLVLSQASIWMILIWTLVFGLAAGYRYLSSAYTFGVAIVAALISSKLPISFLQFGEGEESTISSLAILLGLMLVVEGLLISKNAVRYSTPKMRKGKRGSNIGLHESKRLWLVPIFILVPGDAVTQFVSWWPVVSVGSQTYSIFLVPFLIGFMRTIRSEEPTAALLFTGRRIFGLATIVLVLGVVSYWWLVVAILAMGVAVLGRFTIAIRERIADETRPAYFAARDDGLVVLGIIPNTVGAELDLKPGEVITKVNGIIPKTAEEFYDALQSKTTGAFCKLEVLDTNNELRLAQTALYAGGHHELGIVFVEQDHKWDTEAV
- the ftsX gene encoding permease-like cell division protein FtsX, which encodes MKNKTLSRHLREGVKNLSRNGWMTFASVSAVTVTLLLVGVFLTAIMNMNHFATKVEQDVEIRVHIDPAAKEADQKKLEEDLSEISKVDSVKYSSKEEELKRLIKSLGDSGKTFELFEQDNPLKNVFIVKAKEPTDTATIAKKIEKMQFVSTVQYGKGQVEKLFDTVNTGRNIGILLIAGLLFTAMFLISNTIKITIYARSTEIEIMKLVGATNWFIRWPFLLEGLFLGVLGSILPIVVILSTYNSLQGMFNQKLGGTIFELLPYSPFVFQLSGLLVLIGALIGMWGSVMSIRRFLKV
- the ftsE gene encoding cell division ATP-binding protein FtsE, producing the protein MIKMTNVYKEYPNGMKAIDGLTVNIKQGEFVYVVGPSGAGKSTFIKMMYREEKPTTGSINVNGLVIETLAERDVPYFRRQLGVIFQDFKLLPKLTVYENVAFALEVIEEEPDAIRERVTEVLGLVGLDDRADALPNELSGGEQQRVAIARAIVNKPKVVIADEPTGNLDIDTALDIMSIFKRINERGTTIVMATHNADIVNTIRHRVIAIEGGKIVRDEIEGGYGYEE